Sequence from the Abditibacteriaceae bacterium genome:
ACCGGTATGAAGAGCGCGACTCTGGCTGCCGTCCCTGTTGATAAAGTTCGCGCGGCAGATAACACCGAGAAATCGTATGTCGGCCAACGCCTGCGCTTGGTGGGTTTTGTGGCGCATTCGCCGCTTCGCCGCCAGCCGATCCAAACGCCCGACGGCACCGTTGATGTCGCTCATTTTCAAGTGGAAGATAAGGGCAAAGTTGTCCAAGTTGCGTTTCGCGATGCCTTGCCCGATTCGTTTCGTGCGGGCGGTCCGGTTCAAGTCGATGGGCGTTATATTGCGCCCGGAAAAATCGAAGCCGATCACGTCCTGACGAAGTGCCCGTCGAAGTACGAAGAAGCCAAACCCGCGCCCGGTAAATCTGACTATAAAACCGACGCAAAAGTCGCCGCGTAAAAAGTATCCGCCCGCAAGCGGGCACCCGGATTTCGACCGGACACCTAATGTTGTTATGTTCCCATCTTTCGGTTATTCCTTGCTGTTAATTTCAGCCCTTTTTGCACTAGCCACAATTCCTCTGACCTTTCTGGCGTTCCGTCCCGGCGCGCGTAAGACGGCTTTGCTGCTTGCCGCGCATCGCAGCACTCTGGCGTTCTTCGCGTGTGTGTGCGGCGCGGCTTTCGTTTTGTGGGGCTTGTTTCTCACCGATGAATTTACGGTGAAATACGTCGCCGATAATTCGTCGAAGGCGCAGCCGATTCAATTCAAATTCTCGGCGCTGTGGGCAGGGCAGGCAGGAAGTTTGTTGCTTTGGGCGTGGACGCTGGGCTTATTCGCGTTCCTCGTGGCACGCAGCGGCAAGCGCGATGACAATCCTCTCGCGCCAACAGCCGTCGCGGTGATTAACAGCGTCGCGGTGTTTTTCCTTTCGCTCGTTATTTTTCTGGAAAATCCGTTCACTCTTTCGGGGCAAGCGCCGCCGGATGGACGCGGTCTTAACCCTCTCCTTCAAAACTACTGGATGCAGATTCATCCGCCGACGCTTTACATCGGTTACGTGGGTTGCACTGTTCCTTTTGCGTGGGCGATGAGCGCGCTTTTCCATCGTCGCTACGATGCCGAATGGCTGGCAACCTTGCGCCGCTGGACGCTGTGGCCGTGGATTATTCTTACCATCGGCATTATTATGGGCGGTCGCTGGGCGTATGAAACGCTGGGCTGGGGCGGCTACTGGGCTTGGGATCCGGTGGAGAACGCGAGCCTGTTGCCGTGGCTTACAGCAACGGCGTTCCTCCATTCCATCATGATGCAGGGGCGGCGCGGCATCCTCAAGTCGTGGAACATGATTCTGGTGACGCTGACGTTTTTGCTCTCGATTTTCGGTACCTTTCTCACGCGCAGCGGCGTGATTTCATCCGTTCACTCGTTTGCGAAAAGCAACATTGGCCCATACTTTCTGGGCTATATCGCTCTCATTACGCTTGTCAGCTACGGCATTATTTTGTGGCGGCGCGACGACTTGCAGCCCGAAAGCGAAATCGAAAGCCCGCTGTCGCGTGAAGCCGCCTTCCTGATGAATAACTGGGTTTTGCTGGGCGCAACCTTCGCGGTTTTGCTCGGCACTGTTTATCCCTCGATTGCTGAAGCGGTTATCGGAACAACTGTCACGGTTGGAAAACCCTATTTCAACGCCGTAATGATTCCAGTTGGCCTCATTCTTCTGGCGCTTGCCGGAATTGGCCCGCTGCTTTCGTGGCGCAAGATGTCGCCGCAAAAGTTCTTCTCGGTTCTCAAGTGGCCGCTGTTATTTGGCGCGCTCACCGCGCCTGCGTTTTATCTGCTTTCGCGTTGGCACACCGGCGCGGCCGCAGCGGTTTGTATTGGCGTATTCGTAGCTGCTGCAATTTTTGGCGAATTCGCGCGAGGTGCCAAAGCGCGCCGCAACATGACCGGCGAGAATTACGGCGAAAGTTTCTTCAACCTGATTTTGCGCAATCGCCAGCGCTACGGCGGTTACTTTGTGCATCTGGGAATCGTGTTGATGTTCGCCGGTTTCGCTGGTGCCGCCTTCGATACCGTCACCGAGCCGATTAAGATGAAGCCCGGCGAGACGATGAAAATCGGCGAGTACACTTTGCGCTTCAACCAGATGGTGCAGCCAAAAGACTTGTCGCCCGAAAAAGAACGTGAAGTGCTTGCGGAAATTTCGGTCTTGCACAACGGCAAAGAAGTGAATTTGCTGCGCCCCGGCATTTCGTTCTTCAAGAACACCGCGCCTGCACCGGCGCCCCGTCCCGGACAGCCCGAGCCGGAACCGCAAACCGGCGCGATTCCGGCGATTGCCACCAATCCCGCGCACGATTTGTATCTGGTGCTTGCAGAATACGATGTCCGAGGCCCGAGTGTTTCCATCAAGGCGTGGCTCAATCCGCTTGTGATGTGGATCTGGGTCTCGACCATTTTCTTTATCGGCGGCAGCGTCCTGAGTTTGCTGCCTGAACCTCGTGCCGTGCGTGTCCGTGCGCGTGAAGCAGCGCGTGTTGAAAATCAGGAAAACGCCCGTTAAAGTACGGTCGAATTCGACCGTACCTCTTTTATGCTTTATTTCCTTGTTGCTCTCGTCGTTGTTGGATTTGGTTATTACGTCGCGTGGCCGCTGCTCACATCGGAGAAAGTCGAGTCCGTTGCCGCCACCAGCATGGATTCCAACCCGACGCTGGATTATCTGGCGCTGGAACGTGCGCTTGCCGATGTCGATTTCGATCATGCTGCCGGTAAAATCGACGAGGCAGAATGGCAGACCCTGCGCGCGCCGCTCGTTCTGCAACTGGAAAAACAACAGGACGAAGCCGCACTTGAGGTGCCTGTTTCGTCCGACGACTGGGAAATGGAAATTCTCATTGCCCGCGCGCGCCGCGCCCGCGACAAGCGCCTCCAAAATTCTGACAGCAACACCGACCGCAGCACGAATCTCGTTTCATGAAACTTTCTTTAGCTTTCGTTTCGACCGCACTTCTTTTCGCTTCCATCGCTCACGCCGAACCTGCGCGCGTCGCGGGCCGTATCTTTAACGGCACGGCTGGCCCTAATCGTCCGGCTCCGAATATCACTGTTGAACTGGTGCGACCGGGCGGCCTTCAAGGGCAAACCGGCGCGGTTCTGAAAACTGTTCGCACCGACGCTGCGGGCCGCTTCGATTTCGGCACCATGAATCTCGACCCGAAAGAGATTCTCACTACGCGCGTGAAAACCAAGGGCTTCGATTACGAAACTCCTGCTTACGATGCGGCGGGCCGTCTCAAGCAGTTCATGCCGCCTGACGCCAAGCCGATTGACCCGAAAAACGTTGAGATGACGATTTTCGATAGCGCCGTCAAAGTGCCACTCGTTTTTACGGTTCACCACGTCGCGATTGAAGGTCAAGACCGTCAGATTAATGTTGTCGAACGCATTGTTGTCGAAAACAAAACACGCACCACGATGGTTGGCGGTCCAGATGGCGCAACGATCAAGCTAAATCTGCCGCCAACCGCGCACGATGTCGAACTCGATCAGGAAGCGGCGCCCGGCGGAAAGCTCATCAAAAAAGACGACGGCTGGTATGTCGCCAAAGCGATTACGCCCGAACAATACGGCTCGCGGAACGCGATTATCGTCAAATATCACATCGAGTACCAGAACGGCTTCGTCGATTTGTCGCGGAAGTTGGAATACCCGGTCAAGTTTTTCTTTATGGCGCGCGAGCAGAAAGATAAAGAACTGAAAATCGATGCGCCGCAACTGAGCAAAGACACCGTGCAGCAAATTCCCATCGACGGCAACATGCAAGACCGCCTGGTGAATTCCAAAGGCCAGCCAATGGGCGCGCCAGTATTCACGGCGGGAACCGCGATTTCGATGAAAGTGTCGCGTCCGACCGACCCGATGCAATGGGGCTTCGTGGGCTTTATCGCGGTGCTTTGTATGGTTGTGCCCGGTGTGCTGCTACTGTCGCGACGCGGGGCGAAAAATAAAATCGCGGAACCGGTTGCCGGAAGGAGCGTTATGGCTGCGCATCGAACCACTGAAGAGTTTCCGGCTGTCTCGCGTGAAGCTCTTTCGCCCTCGGCCCACGCGATTATCGAAGATATCGCGGCTCTGGACGAGTTGTGGGACGCAGGCGACATTTCACGCAATGAGTATCAAACGCGCCGTGCGGCACTGAAAACGCAATTGCGAGATGCCACCGCTCAGGCCTGACACCCGAACAAGGGTGACAGGAAACCGTCGTTGCCGTAGAATACACGGGCCGCGCCTTTCGCGGAAAATTTCCGCCGACGCGGACAGGAAAGAGGAAGACATGGCGACTAAGACTACAGAAAGCGCGGAAACCACCGCACCAGCTACCGAAGAAAAAGCAGCAAAATCGTCTGCTAAAGATAAGAAGGGCAAAAGTCCGCTCACTCCCAAGCAAATCGAGCATTTTCGCGGTTTGCTGCTCGCCGAGCGTGCGCGTCTGGAAGAAGAACGCGAGCAGATTCGCTCACGTTCGGGCGCCGTTGATGGCGCGCTTCCCGAAGAAGGCGAAGGCGGCGACGAAGACACTGCCGACCTCGCCAACGCGATGATGGACAAGGAAATGGATTTGTCGGTCGAAGACGAAATCGAAGATTTGCTGTCTGCCGTCGATCACGCGCTGCAAAAGATGGACGATGGAACTTACGGCATCTGCGACATGAGCGGAGAGCCGATTCCTCCGGGCCGTCTCGAACTCATTCCTTACGCCGCGCTCACCGTCGAGTGTCAGGCGATTTCCGAAGGCTAAGAAGTACGGTCGAATTCGACCGTACTTCAAACAAATAAAAAGCCCGCTGCGATTGCAGCGGGCTTTTCTTGTTTCGTCAGTGCGGATGAGGCCGATAGTAATCTTTGGAAAGCGTTTCGCGCCGTGAACCACTCGCATCCTCAATAATGCGCCACGCCGTCGAGCGCGTGCCTTTTTTGCGCGACGTAATTTCTGACGCAACGGCAACGCGCGTAGCAATTGGACGTGTGCCGTAAATCGCGGCATGAAAACGCCCGCCGTGAACTGAAGTTTTCACCAGAATCGGCCCGCCCGACGTGTTGCGGAATTTCATATCTTTCGATCCCCAGAAAATGGCCGCATCGCGCGACGGCGGCGCGTACATCACGCGAAACGTGTGCGGATGACGCTCGACAATGGGGAAACCGCAAAGCAGAGCGGCGTTGTAAATCGTCGTTGAGCACTGGCAAATGCCCGCGCCGGTGCCCGACACAACCTGGCCCGAAACAAACATCTTCGCCTCGCGCCAACCGGCAGCGGCGTTGCGCGGCCCAATAGCTTTATTGGTCGAGAAAATCTTTCCTGCGCCAACAACAGTGCCGTTGACGTTCCTCGCCGCCATGCGTAGGTTCGTGGTGCGGCCTTTCAAAGTGGCGTCGTATTTCGTCGAAAAACTGCCGAGAAGATAAGGGAAGTTCTTCGGCGCATTCGCCGTGGGCGCTTGTGTCGGCGTTTCGGGTTCGGGCAGCTTTTCACGCGTCACGACTAACGCAACGTAAACCAGATTTCTATCGGCGTTGGTCGGACGCGTTTCTTCGCCGCGCTCAATCGCAGCGACGGCGCGTTCCAGCGAACCGTTTTGCGATACCACCACTTTTTCATTGCGCTCCGCTGCGCGTTCTTCGATACGCTTCGTCAGGCGGGCGAGGACGCGTGCGGCGTGTGCCCTGTTAAGTTGCATATCGACCGCGACATCGCCATTGGCACGGCGCGCGCGCGCCACCAGACGCTCGGCGGGAATGCTCGCACCCAATTCGCGGCGTGTGAGCGTGTAATTGCTTTCGCCGTCCCACAGTGAAACGCGTTTTTCCAAAATCGGCGCAAAGGTTTTGCGAATGCGGCTTGCGGCTTCGACTTCGGAAAGCCCATCGAGCTTCACTCCACCAACTGATGCCTTCGACGCGGCGCGCGGGAGGTCGCTTTCGCCGCCCGGCACAATAATCAGAACATCGTCATCGGCAGGGAGCGGCCCTCCGGGAAGCGACGAAGGCGCAACAGCCACTGGCTTCGATTGCGGCGCGGTTGGCGACGGATAGTTCTGCGGTTGCGCCGGTCGTGGCAATTGTGCGCTGGCGGCAGTCGGCAACGCGCAGAGGGCGAGAAAAAGAGAAAGTTTCATAAATGAAAAGTACGGTCGAATTCGACCGTACTTTCTGTGTTTTGTTCCAAGATTACAGACTGGCCGTGGCAAACACTTTCTTTTGCGCTTCGATGGTTTGCGCCGCTTTTTCGTCGGGCGAAAGACCATCGAGGGCTGTGCCCAGAACTTCGGTTGAAACCGGCCCCTCGTAGCCAATGGCAGCCAGGGTTTTCAAGAAGCCAGTGATATCGATAGCACCCGTTGCACCGGGCAGAAAACGCACGTTGTCGCGCTGCTCATCGAGCGCGACATTCGGCGCATCATTGATATGGACATGAACGATCTGCTCGACGGGAATCGCCGCCAAATCCATCGTGCTGCCTTCGATATTAAACCAATGGAAGCAATCGACCAGCAAACCGAGATTATCGGCTTTAGCGACGGCTGCGATTTCATCGCACGCTTGCAGAGCACCGGCGATGTCATAGAACCAGACGTTGCTCGGATCGGTGCGGAAATGGCGCGGCCCGATGAATTCCAAACCGAGAGAAATGCCGTGATTGTTGAAGATTTTGGCAGCGGCAGCCAGGCGGCGCACGCTGTTGGCGCGGTATTCCT
This genomic interval carries:
- a CDS encoding cytochrome c maturation protein CcmE; its protein translation is MKNARYAVGGAVIFAALGALIVTGMKSATLAAVPVDKVRAADNTEKSYVGQRLRLVGFVAHSPLRRQPIQTPDGTVDVAHFQVEDKGKVVQVAFRDALPDSFRAGGPVQVDGRYIAPGKIEADHVLTKCPSKYEEAKPAPGKSDYKTDAKVAA
- a CDS encoding heme lyase CcmF/NrfE family subunit, which gives rise to MFPSFGYSLLLISALFALATIPLTFLAFRPGARKTALLLAAHRSTLAFFACVCGAAFVLWGLFLTDEFTVKYVADNSSKAQPIQFKFSALWAGQAGSLLLWAWTLGLFAFLVARSGKRDDNPLAPTAVAVINSVAVFFLSLVIFLENPFTLSGQAPPDGRGLNPLLQNYWMQIHPPTLYIGYVGCTVPFAWAMSALFHRRYDAEWLATLRRWTLWPWIILTIGIIMGGRWAYETLGWGGYWAWDPVENASLLPWLTATAFLHSIMMQGRRGILKSWNMILVTLTFLLSIFGTFLTRSGVISSVHSFAKSNIGPYFLGYIALITLVSYGIILWRRDDLQPESEIESPLSREAAFLMNNWVLLGATFAVLLGTVYPSIAEAVIGTTVTVGKPYFNAVMIPVGLILLALAGIGPLLSWRKMSPQKFFSVLKWPLLFGALTAPAFYLLSRWHTGAAAAVCIGVFVAAAIFGEFARGAKARRNMTGENYGESFFNLILRNRQRYGGYFVHLGIVLMFAGFAGAAFDTVTEPIKMKPGETMKIGEYTLRFNQMVQPKDLSPEKEREVLAEISVLHNGKEVNLLRPGISFFKNTAPAPAPRPGQPEPEPQTGAIPAIATNPAHDLYLVLAEYDVRGPSVSIKAWLNPLVMWIWVSTIFFIGGSVLSLLPEPRAVRVRAREAARVENQENAR
- a CDS encoding TraR/DksA C4-type zinc finger protein encodes the protein MATKTTESAETTAPATEEKAAKSSAKDKKGKSPLTPKQIEHFRGLLLAERARLEEEREQIRSRSGAVDGALPEEGEGGDEDTADLANAMMDKEMDLSVEDEIEDLLSAVDHALQKMDDGTYGICDMSGEPIPPGRLELIPYAALTVECQAISEG
- a CDS encoding VanW family protein, with translation MKLSLFLALCALPTAASAQLPRPAQPQNYPSPTAPQSKPVAVAPSSLPGGPLPADDDVLIIVPGGESDLPRAASKASVGGVKLDGLSEVEAASRIRKTFAPILEKRVSLWDGESNYTLTRRELGASIPAERLVARARRANGDVAVDMQLNRAHAARVLARLTKRIEERAAERNEKVVVSQNGSLERAVAAIERGEETRPTNADRNLVYVALVVTREKLPEPETPTQAPTANAPKNFPYLLGSFSTKYDATLKGRTTNLRMAARNVNGTVVGAGKIFSTNKAIGPRNAAAGWREAKMFVSGQVVSGTGAGICQCSTTIYNAALLCGFPIVERHPHTFRVMYAPPSRDAAIFWGSKDMKFRNTSGGPILVKTSVHGGRFHAAIYGTRPIATRVAVASEITSRKKGTRSTAWRIIEDASGSRRETLSKDYYRPHPH
- a CDS encoding sugar phosphate isomerase/epimerase family protein; its protein translation is MIHTLNPSIAGGNTLEEGAERAARHGFGGIELPVGQAHERAQKDGLEAVADIYRAQGVVTPVFGLSVEWRKDEEAFTSSLKELDGFARTAAALGANRCATWVLPNGGVPVQEYRANSVRRLAAAAKIFNNHGISLGLEFIGPRHFRTDPSNVWFYDIAGALQACDEIAAVAKADNLGLLVDCFHWFNIEGSTMDLAAIPVEQIVHVHINDAPNVALDEQRDNVRFLPGATGAIDITGFLKTLAAIGYEGPVSTEVLGTALDGLSPDEKAAQTIEAQKKVFATASL